Proteins from a genomic interval of Cucumis melo cultivar AY chromosome 7, USDA_Cmelo_AY_1.0, whole genome shotgun sequence:
- the LOC103493120 gene encoding 6-phosphogluconate dehydrogenase, decarboxylating 3, chloroplastic: MEASPALSRIGLAGLAVMGQNLALNIAEKGFPISVYNRTTSKVDETVDRAHNEGNLPLFGQYNPRDFVLSIQRPRSVIILVKAGLPVDQTIAALSDHLEPGDAIIDGGNEWYENTERRIAQASERGILYLGMGVSGGEDGARHGPSLMPGGSFQAYSNVEDILKKVAAQVDDGPCVTYIGEGGSGNFVKMVHNGIEYGDMQLISEAYDVLKHVGGLSNSELAAIFSEWNRGELESFLIEISADIFKVKDEHGDGELVDKILDKTGMKGTGKWTVQQAAELSIAAPTIAASLDCRYLSGLKEERESAAEVLKEAGMTDIVGSVRSGIDKKKLIEDVRQALYASKICSYAQGMNLLRAKSLEKGWNLNLGELARIWKGGCIIRAVFLDRIKKAYQRNPNLASLLVDPEFAREMVQRQAAWRRVVGLAISAGISTPGMCASLAYFDTYRRARLPANLVQAQRDLFGAHTYERVDRQGSYHTEWTKLARNADAGVGIFN; this comes from the coding sequence ATGGAAGCTTCTCCAGCTCTTTCTCGCATAGGCCTCGCCGGCTTGGCCGTCATGGGCCAAAACCTCGCCCTCAACATCGCCGAGAAAGGCTTCCCCATTTCCGTTTACAATCGCACCACTTCCAAGGTTGACGAGACTGTAGATCGTGCCCATAACGAAGGTAATCTCCCTCTTTTTGGTCAGTATAATCCTCGTGATTTTGTTCTCTCTATTCAACGCCCTAGATCGGTTATCATCCTCGTTAAGGCTGGTTTGCCCGTCGATCAAACCATTGCTGCCTTGTCTGACCACTTGGAGCCTGGTGATGCAATCATTGATGGTGGTAATGAGTGGTATGAGAATACTGAGCGTCGAATTGCGCAGGCTTCTGAACGAGGGATTCTTTATCTTGGGATGGGGGTTTCTGGTGGTGAAGATGGTGCTCGTCATGGTCCCTCGTTGATGCCTGGAGGATCTTTTCAGGCTTATTCTAATGTTGAAGATATTCTGAAGAAGGTAGCTGCTCAAGTTGATGATGGTCCTTGTGTTACTTACATAGGTGAAGGGGGTTCCGGAAATTTCGTTAAGATGGTGCATAATGGTATTGAATATGGTGATATGCAGTTGATTTCGGAGGCCTACGACGTTTTGAAACATGTCGGAGGGTTGTCCAATTCTGAATTGGCTGCCATTTTCTCTGAGTGGAACAGGGGAGAGTTGGAGAGCTTTCTAATTGAGATATCAGCTGATATCTTTAAAGTTAAAGATGAACATGGTGATGGGGAATTGGTGGATAAGATTTTGGACAAGACTGGGATGAAAGGAACTGGGAAATGGACTGTGCAGCAAGCTGCCGAGCTTTCCATCGCAGCGCCAACGATTGCTGCCTCGTTGGATTGTAGATACTTGAGTGGATTGAAGGAGGAGAGGGAAAGTGCGGCGGAGGTGTTGAAGGAAGCAGGTATGACTGATATTGTAGGATCAGTGAGAAGTGGGATCGACAAGAAGAAGTTGATTGAAGATGTAAGGCAAGCTTTGTATGCTTCCAAGATTTGCAGCTATGCCCAGGGGATGAACTTGCTAAGGGCCAAGAGCTTGGAGAAGGGATGGAACTTGAATTTGGGGGAATTGGCGAGGATTTGGAAAGGTGGGTGCATCATAAGAGCAGTGTTCTTGGACAGGATCAAGAAGGCATATCAGCGCAATCCCAACCTTGCTAGCTTGCTGGTGGATCCTGAGTTTGCTAGAGAGATGGTGCAGAGGCAGGCTGCTTGGAGGAGAGTTGTGGGGTTGGCCATATCGGCAGGGATCAGCACGCCGGGGATGTGCGCTAGCCTTGCCTATTTCGACACGTACAGGCGTGCTAGGCTGCCTGCCAATCTTGTGCAGGCGCAAAGAGACTTATTTGGGGCTCATACATATGAGCGGGTGGATCGCCAAGGCTCCTACCACACAGAGTGGACAAAGCTGGCTCGCAATGCTGATGCTGGAGTTGGCATTTTCAACTGA
- the LOC103493266 gene encoding uncharacterized protein LOC103493266, with amino-acid sequence MNKNFMILLVFSFTFCPFVHSLQGNDSISMDAFLQETAFKTLVRRRPYTGALYRASLPANLSGMEVSVVRLRSRRLWDKGANFSHFGIPSNTLPVPHVRRLVIVYQDFGNWSSSYFKISGFSLLTPVVGFMVFNATSNTEAKNITKLSITTLENRIEIHFPNLKLRLGKSSDTWCAQFDEDGMFHLIPMGSPDVCYSRKQGYFAVVSKLKRKKKAWYLWMIGFVLGVGVMVVTGYAAMVTIRALKTKKIQIMEKQADGDLVLESRWVGNSKMPSAAVTRTMPVLENSSFP; translated from the coding sequence ATGAACAAGAACTTCATGATCTTACTGGTTTTCTCTTTCACTTTCTGCCCATTTGTTCACTCCTTGCAGGGCAATGACTCCATCTCCATGGATGCCTTTCTTCAAGAAACTGCTTTCAAGACCTTGGTTCGGCGCAGGCCATATACGGGTGCTTTGTACCGTGCCAGCCTCCCAGCGAATCTCTCTGGCATGGAGGTCTCCGTCGTCCGGCTTAGAAGCCGGAGGCTGTGGGACAAAGGAGCTAATTTCAGTCACTTTGGCATTCCATCAAACACCTTGCCGGTGCCCCACGTTAGAAGATTGGTAATAGTGTACCAAGACTTCGGAAACTGGTCTTCTTCCTACTTCAAAATTTCAGGCTTTTCACTCCTAACTCCAGTCGTCGGATTCATGGTTTTCAACGCAACATCAAACACAGAAGCCAAAAACATCACAAAACTCAGCATCACCACGTTGGAAAACCGCATAGAAATCCACTTCCCAAACCTGAAATTACGTTTAGGAAAATCGTCGGACACGTGGTGTGCACAATTTGATGAAGATGGTATGTTCCATCTCATACCAATGGGCTCCCCTGACGTATGTTACTCCAGAAAACAAGGGTATTTTGCAGTGGTTTCAAAattgaaaaggaagaagaaggcgTGGTATTTGTGGATGATTGGGTTTGTTTTGGGCGTTGGTGTGATGGTGGTGACTGGTTATGCAGCCATGGTTACAATCAGAGCTTTGAAGACGAAGAAGATTCAGATAATGGAGAAACAAGCTGACGGAGATTTGGTTTTAGAGAGTAGATGGGTCGGTAACAGCAAAATGCCAAGCGCAGCAGTAACAAGAACAATGCCAGTTCTTGAGAATTCAAGTTTTCCTTAG
- the LOC103493121 gene encoding ribonucleases P/MRP protein subunit POP1, whose protein sequence is MGEKVINVNGKDRSIPRNLNVHKFVDPRATELEALQSIVLNRMSSDICDQRSKRRRTSSYLNNASRKRKNKKGKLDSTNLNLEKDDKKASRRKRRRVELKMNRGIGFSTSGDGTKRLRTHVWHAKRFTMTKLWGFHLPLGLQGRGKGSRALLKWYNDGVLIHDASYYVPIQLEGPEESLISALRTVLVPSILSYSQDISHAIISGDIYGRAILHDVRATATNAIAPVTYMWRPRNTVFKAIDGANMSSTKRQLWVWLHASTASEGYDALKFACQKEMDERNTPIDCSSLEGQLAKLEVFGSNASQLLENLLHPISRASRNLWQLKKHPIGGLEGNSHLKIFSNHENENYIPSHGIASVTFKDPRMLPNEKIADVQDSTSMQNPADSLATDSRDLEISRSNEILSSSSFATIYENGLLHENKELWDATSGMRAPVEDIVICATRHRTRMNHFCLDEPPAEMAKDLNPLQCSSSCPTLLLNENDESSTLVRWSIILPISWVKAFWIPFICRGARAIGLRERHWIACEVGLPSFPWDFPDFAAYSQFFMPKEATAVDNKVECSTSSCSRSLKVPVPPPWNSVQMTLCKGPDEVEKNGACTEKIMIPADTSSIVYDANCETAVVGVHDQIFFDGIVARTSSSLFEYLSEIKLEHLPLFPQGREKKARILEFLNKSTLDQCKSNINQFCYTGKSCFLRVILRAYKKGAFEEGAVICAPKSADLSLWTSRSVDEERALQIPESAVKHYFKLKKQSPSMWELQLPEDDVAEEYHRWPIGFVTTGFVHGSKKPVAEGLCEATLLARLRVQQWDGMFAKKKKEKIYVLVRNLRSSAYRVALATVVLEQREDDLEFM, encoded by the exons ATGGGGGAGAAAGTCATCAATGTTAATGGTAAGGACAGATCAATTCCCAGAAATCTTAATGTGCACAAGTTTGTGGACCCTCGAGCAACTGAGCTAGAAGCTCTTCAATCCATCGTTTTGAATCGAATGAGTAGTGATATTTGTGATCAAAGATCAAAGCGGAGAAGAACTTCGTCTTATTTAAATAATGCTtcaaggaaaaggaaaaataagaaAGGGAAATTGGATAGCACCAATCTGAATTTAGAGAAAGATGACAAGAAGGCTTCTCGAAGAAAACGTCGCCGAGTTGAGCTTAAAATGAATCGTGGAATTGGATTTTCTACTTCTGGGGATGGTACCAAAAGACTCAGAACTCATGTCTGGCATGCTAAGCGTTTCACTATGACTAAGCTTTGGGGTTTTCACCTTCCGTTGGGGTTGCAAGGCAG AGGTAAGGGTTCTAGGGCTCTTTTGAAATGGTACAATGATGGAGTGCTTATACATGATGCTAGTTATTACGTTCCAATCCAGTTGGAGGGTCCAGAG GAGTCTCTCATATCGGCTCTGAGAACGGTGTTGGTACCTTCCATATTATCTTATTCTCAAGACATTTCCCATGCAATTATTTCCGGTGACATATATGGTAGAGCAATT CTTCATGATGTCAGAGCCACAGCTACTAATGCAATTGCTCCTGTAACATATATGTGGCGGCCTCGTAATACTGTTTTTAAGGCAATAGATGGCGCAAATATGTCTTCTACTAAACGCCAACTTTGGGTTTGGCTGCATGCTTCTACCGCTAGTGAAGGATATGATGCTCTAAAATTTGCTTGCCAAAAAGAG ATGGATGAGAGAAATACTCCCATTGATTGTTCTTCGTTAGAAGGCCAGCTTGCAAAATTGGAAGTGTTTGGCTCTAATGCATCCCAGCTACTTGAAAATCTTTTGCATCCTATTTCACG TGCTTCACGGAATCTTTGGCAGTTAAAGAAGCACCCCATCGGGGGTCTGGAAGGTAATTCTCATTTGAAAATATTCTCCAATCATGAAAATGAGAATTACATTCCATCTCATGGAATTGCATCCGTCACATTTAAGGATCCCCGAATGCTACCAAATGAAAAGATTGCAGACGTTCAAGATTCAACTTCAATGCAGAACCCTGCTGATTCCTTAGCTACAGATTCCAGAGATCTAGAAATTTCAAGAAGTAATGAAAtcttatcatcttcttcatttgcAACAATCTATGAAAACGGTCTTTTACATGAGAACAAGGAATTGTGGGATGCCACCAGTGGAATGAGGGCCCCTGTGGAAGATATTGTTATTTGTGCAACAAGACATCGTACGCGGATGAATCACTTTTGCCTTGATGAACCACCTGCAGAGATGGCGAAAGATCTGAACCCATTGCAATGCTCGAGCTCTTGCCCCACGTTGCTTCTAAATGAGAATGACGAAAGCAGTACTCTTGTAAG ATGGTCAATCATATTGCCTATAAGTTGGGTTAAGGCATTTTGGATCCCTTTTATATGTAGGGGGGCTCGTGCAATTGGTTTGAGAGAGAGACACTGGATTGCATGTGAA GTGGGATTGCCATCCTTTCCTTGGGACTTTCCTGATTTTGCCGCTTACTCACAATTCTTCATGCCAAAAGAAGCCACCGCAGTTGATAACAAAGTCGAATGTTCTACTTCTTCCTGTTCAAGATCTTTAAAGGTACCTGTTCCTCCCCCATGGAATAGTGTCCAGATGACTCTTTGCAAGGGACCAGATGAGGTGGAAAAAAATGGAGCTTGTACTGAGAAGATTATGATCCCCGCGGATACTTCATCAATTGTTTATGATGCAAATTGTGAAACTGCAGTAGTTGGTGTTCACGATCAGATATTTTTTGACGGAATTGTGGCTCGAACATCCTCCTCATTGTTTGAATATTTGAGCGAAATAAAACTTGAGCATTTGCCTCTATTTCCTCAAGGACGAGAAAAGAAGGCAAGAATTCTTGAGTTTCTGAACAAAAGCACGCTAGATCAATGCAAAAGTAATATCAACCAATTTTGTTATACTGGCAAATCATGTTTCCTTAGAGTTATTCTCCGTGCTTATAAGAAAGGTGCATTTGAAGAGGGAGCTGTTATTTGTGCTCCCAAGTCAGCTGATCTATCTTTGTGGACTTCAAG GTCCGTAGATGAAGAAAGAGCACTCCAAATTCCCGAATCTGCTGTAAAGCACTACTTCAAACTCAAAAAGCAGTCACCCTCAATGTGGGAACTACAACTTCCAGAAGATGACGTTGCTGAGGAATATCACAGGTGGCCCATCGGCTTTGTTACCACCGGATTCGTCCATGGAAG CAAGAAGCCTGTTGCAGAAGGTCTTTGTGAAGCAACCTTACTAGCTCGTCTTCGAGTGCAACAGTGGGATGGTATGTTtgcgaagaagaagaaggaaaagatatACGTGCTTGTTAGGAACTTGAGATCTTCAGCATACCGAGTTGCTCTTGCTACTGTTGTCCTTGAACAGCGGGAAGATGATTTAGAATTTATGTAA
- the LOC103493122 gene encoding uncharacterized protein LOC103493122 isoform X1, which translates to MMDSTSRICVKNLPKYVDDNRLRTLFSEKGEITDVKLMRTKDGKSRQFAFIGFRTEHEAQEAIRYFNKSFINTHRIACESAWKVGDSKIPRPWSKHSKAKKGSKDGMEVEDDKSSNFLESKEEGDDLKLSIQDDDPKIQEFLQVTQPRIKSKLWANDVLMASEADQNRKGKEKPSQLKKVDRKRSELVNADEDEDETQEMQTSSHKNRVMKNWSDSESSDNDNIDEDAKNEGESIKKKMEKKNVQMVNSKSPLETKAKEEDHSDHCDDAADVLHMEKPSPTLEDKKDEMLESGRLFVRNLPYAATEEELEEHFQKYGTVSEVHLVVDKDTRRSKGIAYIHYTLPESAKRALEELDNSIFQGRLLHVMPAQPRNTLEKPEENILEGQRSKSFQKKREEERKASEASGNTRAWNSLFMRPDTVVENIARKYGVSKGELLDKEADDLAVRVALGETQVVAETKKALTNAGVNVASLEEFASGKADEHKRSNHILLVKNLPYGSSEGELANMFGKFGSLDKIILPPTKILALVIFLEPSVARAAFKGLAYKRYKDAPLYLEWAPDNILSKKPITGNVEDETVGEGDTRRVMLEQAMEGISDVDLDPDRVESRSLFVKNLNFKTTDESLRNHFSAHMKEGRILSAKVKKHVKKGQHVSMGFGFLEFDSVETSTSVCSNLQGTVLDGHALILQMCNVKNDDQGKRKVDKEQSSTKLLVRNVAFEATGKDLRQLFSPYGQIKSLRLPMKFGKHRGFAFVEFVTKQEAQNAFQALSNTHLYGRHLVLERAKEGESLEELRARTAAQFSNDQDPIVSKKRKQMADFDEDRMKFPRTD; encoded by the exons ATGATGGATTCGAC GTCTAGGATATGTGTGAAGAATTTGCCTAAGTACGTTGATGACAATCGCCTTCGTACATTGTTCTCTGAAAAAGGAGAGATTACAGATGTTAAGCTTATGCGGACCAA GGATGGGAAAAGCCGACAATTTGCTTTCATTGGTTTTCGCACGGAACATGAAGCTCAAGAAGCAATACGATACTTCAACAAATCTTTTATCAATACTCATAGGATTGCTTGTGAG AGTGCATGGAAAGTTGGGGATTCAAAAATTCCCCGACCTTGGAGTAAACATTCTAAAGCAAAAAAAGGCTCTAAAGATGGGATGGAAGTAGAAGATGACAAAAGTTCAAACTTTTTGGAATCTAAAGAAGAGGGTGATGACCTTAAATTGAGTATTCAAGATGACGATCCTAAAATTCAAGAGTTTCTTCAAGTGACACAACCTCGGATTAAATCTAAATTGTGGGCAAATGACGTATTGATGGCTTCGGAAGCTGATCAAAACAGAAAGGGGAAGGAGAAACCCAGTCAATTGAAAAAGGTAGACAGAAAAAGGTCGGAGTTGGTGAATGCTGATGAGGATGAAGATGAAACTCAGGAAATGCAAACTTCATCGCATAAAAACAGGGTGATGAAAAATTGGTCAGATTCAGAGTCCAGTGACAACGACAATATCGATGAGGATGCTAAAAATGAGGGCGAatctataaagaaaaaaatggagaaaaagAATGTTCAGATGGTAAATTCCAAGTCACCACTAGAAACAAAGGCCAAAGAAGAGGACCATTCCGATCATTGTGATGATGCCGCAGATGTACTTCACATGGAAAAACCCTCACCAACTCTGGAAGACAAGAAAGATGAAATGCTGGAGAGTGGTCGACTCTTTGTTCGTAATCTTCCATATGCAGCAAC TGAAGAAGAGTTAGAAGAGCACTTCCAAAAATATGGCACAGTCTCAGAGGTGCACCTTGTAGTTGATAAAGATACAAGACGATCTAAAGGAATTGCTTATATACATTACACTCTTCCAGAATCTGCAAAAAG GGCACTCGAAGAATTGGACAACTCAATATTCCAAGGGAGATTATTGCATGTCATGCCTGCTCAACCAAGAAATACACTCGAGAAACCGGA GGAAAATATTTTAGAGGGCCAAAGATCAAAATCCTTCCAGAAAAagagagaggaagagagaaaaGCATCTGAAGCTAGTGGCAATACAAGAGCATGGAATAGTTTGTTCATGCGCCCTGATACT GTTGTTGAAAATATTGCTAGAAAATATGGTGTTAGTAAGGGGGAGTTACTGGACAAGGAGGCTGATGACCTTGCTGTACGAGTTGCTTTGGGTGAAACTCAAGTTGTTGCAGAGACAAAGAAGGCTCTCACAAATGCTGGAGTTAATGTTGCTTCTTTAGAGGAATTTGCCTCTGGAAAAGCTGATGAACACAAAAGAAGCAATCATATTCTTCTTGTGAAAAACTTGCCTTATGGTTCTTCTGAAGGAGAACTTGCAAATATGTTTGGAAAATTTGGGAGTTTGGATAAAATCATTCTTCCACCAACAAAGATATTGGCTTTG GTTATTTTTCTTGAGCCATCTGTGGCCCGTGCTGCGTTTAAAGGCTTAGCATACAAGCGTTACAA GGATGCTCCACTTTATTTGGAATGGGCTCCTGACAATATTCTAAGTAAAAAGCCAATTACTGGCAATGTGGAGGACGAGACAGTTGGTGAAGGTGATACTAGGAGGGTGATGTTGGAGCAGGCAATGGAAGGAATATCAGATGTTGATTTGGACCCTGATAGGGTTGAG TCACGATCTCTTTTCGTCAAGAACCTCAATTTTAAAACGACTGATGAAAGTTTGAGGAACCATTTTAGTGCACACATGAAAGAGGGAAGAATATTGAGCGCCAAG GTTAAGAAGCATGTAAAAAAGGGACAACATGTCTCGATGGGTTTTGGATTTTTGGAATTTGATTCAGTGGAAACTTCCACTAGTGTCTGCAGTAATTTGCAG GGAACTGTTTTGGATGGTCATGCCCTCATCTTGCAAATGTGTAATGTTAAGAATGATGATCAAGGGAAGAGAAAAGTAGACAAGGAACAGAGTTCGACAAAGTTACTTGTTAGAAATGTGGCATTTGAGGCAACAGGGAAAGATCTAAGACAACTCTTCAGTCCGTATGGACAG ATTAAGAGCTTAAGACTGCCAATGAAGTTTGGAAAACATAGAGGTTTTGCATTTGTGGAGTTTGTCACAAAGCAGGAGGCACAAAATGCATTTCAAGCACTTTCAAACACCCATCTGTACGGTCGGCATCTT GTCTTAGAGAGAGCAAAGGAAGGTGAGAGCTTGGAAGAATTAAGAGCTCGAACAGCTGCACAGTTTAGCAACGATCAAGATCCAATTGTGTCCAAGAAGAGGAAGCAGATGGCTGACTTTGATGAAGATAGGATGAAGTTTCCAAGAACTGATTAA
- the LOC103493122 gene encoding uncharacterized protein LOC103493122 isoform X2 — MRTKDGKSRQFAFIGFRTEHEAQEAIRYFNKSFINTHRIACESAWKVGDSKIPRPWSKHSKAKKGSKDGMEVEDDKSSNFLESKEEGDDLKLSIQDDDPKIQEFLQVTQPRIKSKLWANDVLMASEADQNRKGKEKPSQLKKVDRKRSELVNADEDEDETQEMQTSSHKNRVMKNWSDSESSDNDNIDEDAKNEGESIKKKMEKKNVQMVNSKSPLETKAKEEDHSDHCDDAADVLHMEKPSPTLEDKKDEMLESGRLFVRNLPYAATEEELEEHFQKYGTVSEVHLVVDKDTRRSKGIAYIHYTLPESAKRALEELDNSIFQGRLLHVMPAQPRNTLEKPEENILEGQRSKSFQKKREEERKASEASGNTRAWNSLFMRPDTVVENIARKYGVSKGELLDKEADDLAVRVALGETQVVAETKKALTNAGVNVASLEEFASGKADEHKRSNHILLVKNLPYGSSEGELANMFGKFGSLDKIILPPTKILALVIFLEPSVARAAFKGLAYKRYKDAPLYLEWAPDNILSKKPITGNVEDETVGEGDTRRVMLEQAMEGISDVDLDPDRVESRSLFVKNLNFKTTDESLRNHFSAHMKEGRILSAKVKKHVKKGQHVSMGFGFLEFDSVETSTSVCSNLQGTVLDGHALILQMCNVKNDDQGKRKVDKEQSSTKLLVRNVAFEATGKDLRQLFSPYGQIKSLRLPMKFGKHRGFAFVEFVTKQEAQNAFQALSNTHLYGRHLVLERAKEGESLEELRARTAAQFSNDQDPIVSKKRKQMADFDEDRMKFPRTD; from the exons ATGCGGACCAA GGATGGGAAAAGCCGACAATTTGCTTTCATTGGTTTTCGCACGGAACATGAAGCTCAAGAAGCAATACGATACTTCAACAAATCTTTTATCAATACTCATAGGATTGCTTGTGAG AGTGCATGGAAAGTTGGGGATTCAAAAATTCCCCGACCTTGGAGTAAACATTCTAAAGCAAAAAAAGGCTCTAAAGATGGGATGGAAGTAGAAGATGACAAAAGTTCAAACTTTTTGGAATCTAAAGAAGAGGGTGATGACCTTAAATTGAGTATTCAAGATGACGATCCTAAAATTCAAGAGTTTCTTCAAGTGACACAACCTCGGATTAAATCTAAATTGTGGGCAAATGACGTATTGATGGCTTCGGAAGCTGATCAAAACAGAAAGGGGAAGGAGAAACCCAGTCAATTGAAAAAGGTAGACAGAAAAAGGTCGGAGTTGGTGAATGCTGATGAGGATGAAGATGAAACTCAGGAAATGCAAACTTCATCGCATAAAAACAGGGTGATGAAAAATTGGTCAGATTCAGAGTCCAGTGACAACGACAATATCGATGAGGATGCTAAAAATGAGGGCGAatctataaagaaaaaaatggagaaaaagAATGTTCAGATGGTAAATTCCAAGTCACCACTAGAAACAAAGGCCAAAGAAGAGGACCATTCCGATCATTGTGATGATGCCGCAGATGTACTTCACATGGAAAAACCCTCACCAACTCTGGAAGACAAGAAAGATGAAATGCTGGAGAGTGGTCGACTCTTTGTTCGTAATCTTCCATATGCAGCAAC TGAAGAAGAGTTAGAAGAGCACTTCCAAAAATATGGCACAGTCTCAGAGGTGCACCTTGTAGTTGATAAAGATACAAGACGATCTAAAGGAATTGCTTATATACATTACACTCTTCCAGAATCTGCAAAAAG GGCACTCGAAGAATTGGACAACTCAATATTCCAAGGGAGATTATTGCATGTCATGCCTGCTCAACCAAGAAATACACTCGAGAAACCGGA GGAAAATATTTTAGAGGGCCAAAGATCAAAATCCTTCCAGAAAAagagagaggaagagagaaaaGCATCTGAAGCTAGTGGCAATACAAGAGCATGGAATAGTTTGTTCATGCGCCCTGATACT GTTGTTGAAAATATTGCTAGAAAATATGGTGTTAGTAAGGGGGAGTTACTGGACAAGGAGGCTGATGACCTTGCTGTACGAGTTGCTTTGGGTGAAACTCAAGTTGTTGCAGAGACAAAGAAGGCTCTCACAAATGCTGGAGTTAATGTTGCTTCTTTAGAGGAATTTGCCTCTGGAAAAGCTGATGAACACAAAAGAAGCAATCATATTCTTCTTGTGAAAAACTTGCCTTATGGTTCTTCTGAAGGAGAACTTGCAAATATGTTTGGAAAATTTGGGAGTTTGGATAAAATCATTCTTCCACCAACAAAGATATTGGCTTTG GTTATTTTTCTTGAGCCATCTGTGGCCCGTGCTGCGTTTAAAGGCTTAGCATACAAGCGTTACAA GGATGCTCCACTTTATTTGGAATGGGCTCCTGACAATATTCTAAGTAAAAAGCCAATTACTGGCAATGTGGAGGACGAGACAGTTGGTGAAGGTGATACTAGGAGGGTGATGTTGGAGCAGGCAATGGAAGGAATATCAGATGTTGATTTGGACCCTGATAGGGTTGAG TCACGATCTCTTTTCGTCAAGAACCTCAATTTTAAAACGACTGATGAAAGTTTGAGGAACCATTTTAGTGCACACATGAAAGAGGGAAGAATATTGAGCGCCAAG GTTAAGAAGCATGTAAAAAAGGGACAACATGTCTCGATGGGTTTTGGATTTTTGGAATTTGATTCAGTGGAAACTTCCACTAGTGTCTGCAGTAATTTGCAG GGAACTGTTTTGGATGGTCATGCCCTCATCTTGCAAATGTGTAATGTTAAGAATGATGATCAAGGGAAGAGAAAAGTAGACAAGGAACAGAGTTCGACAAAGTTACTTGTTAGAAATGTGGCATTTGAGGCAACAGGGAAAGATCTAAGACAACTCTTCAGTCCGTATGGACAG ATTAAGAGCTTAAGACTGCCAATGAAGTTTGGAAAACATAGAGGTTTTGCATTTGTGGAGTTTGTCACAAAGCAGGAGGCACAAAATGCATTTCAAGCACTTTCAAACACCCATCTGTACGGTCGGCATCTT GTCTTAGAGAGAGCAAAGGAAGGTGAGAGCTTGGAAGAATTAAGAGCTCGAACAGCTGCACAGTTTAGCAACGATCAAGATCCAATTGTGTCCAAGAAGAGGAAGCAGATGGCTGACTTTGATGAAGATAGGATGAAGTTTCCAAGAACTGATTAA